In the genome of Rutidosis leptorrhynchoides isolate AG116_Rl617_1_P2 unplaced genomic scaffold, CSIRO_AGI_Rlap_v1 contig27, whole genome shotgun sequence, one region contains:
- the LOC139882432 gene encoding cytochrome P450 81Q32-like, whose product MLPQKQPKNLPPSPPSIPILGHLHHMKVLLHQILYSLSPNLTAPSSLSTSPPAKWSSSRRPKWPRTAAVRTASSLPTAPPPSPVGTLGTTTRTLSSPPTANNGAISAAFAPLRSFPQPVSTRFCPFGGMKSSDSCLISTSSSGDDFTKVELKPMFLEMTFNIVVRMLTGKNYFAEDVTNAKEATVLREVMSEIIEYVFCAYPGDYLSILRNSPKKAGREERRETVLYHLLSLQEKQTEFHTDEIIKDLIMGLAKALNGKNKLLET is encoded by the exons ATGCTTCCTCAAAAGCAACCCAAAAACCTCCCTCCGAGTCCGCCGTCCATTCCCATCCTAGGCCACCTCCACCACATGAAAGTCTTACTCCACCAAATACTCTACTCTCTCTCTCCCAATCTTACGGCCCCATCTTCTCTCTCCACTTCGCCTCCTGCCAAGTGGTCATCGTCTCGTCGGCCAAAGTGGCCGAGGACTGCTGCAGTAAGAACGGCATCGTCCTTGCCAACAGCCCCTCCACCGTCGCCGGTGGGCACATTGGGTACGACAACACGAACCTTGTCTTCGCCTCCTACGGCAAACAATGGCGCAATCTCTGCCGCTTTTGCACCCTTGAGATCTTTTCCTCAGCCCGTCTCAACTCGTTTCTGCCCATTCGGAGGGATGAAATCAAGCGACTCCTGCTTAATCTCAACCTCATCATCTGGCGACGACTTCACTAAGGTGGAGCTAAAACCAATGTTCTTGGAGATGACATTCAACATCGTTGTAAGGATGCTGACTGGGAAGAATTATTTTGCGGAAGATGTGACCAATGCCAAGGAGGCAACGGTGCTTCGCGAGGTCATGTCTGAAATTATCGAGTATGTTTTCTGTGCGTATCCAGGGGACTACTTGAGTATTTTGAG AAATAGTCCCAAGAAAGCAGGTCGTGAAGAGAGAAGGGAAACCGTGCTATATCATTTGCTTTCGTTGCAAGAGAAGCAGACCGAATTTCACACGGATGAGATCATCAAA